CACCAAGCCCTACAGCCTGGAGGAAGTCCTCGCCCGGCTGCGCGGGCTGCTCCAGCGGGCCGGAATGGCCGCCGCACCGGGAGCGAACCTGCTGACCGTCGGAGACCTCGCCATGGACGAGGAGGCCAGGGAGGTCACCCGGGCCGGAAACACCGTCGACCTGTCCCGCACCGAGTTCGAACTCCTGCGCTTCCTCATGCGCAACCCGCGCCGGGTGCTGTCCAAGGCCCAGATCCTCGACCGGGTCTGGGCCTACGACTTCGGCGGACGTGCCCACGTCGTCGAGCTCTACATCAGCTACCTGCGCAAGAAGATCGACGCCGGACGGACTCCGATGATCCACACGGTGCGCGGGGTCGGCTACGTGCTCAAGCCGGGCTCGCCGTGAGGCGCGCGGTGCCCCGCACCCTGCGCGGCCAGCTCACCGCCGGACTCGTCACCCTCCTCGCCCTCGCCTGCCTCGCCGTCGGCATCACCACCGCCCTCGCCCTGGAGGGCTTCCTCATGAACCGCCTGGACGAACAGCTCTCCGCCTCCGGCGGCCGGTTCGCCGCCAGCCTGGAACACGAGGCCACGCCCGACGCCGACAACCGCCCCGACACCCGGGGCCAGGCCGAAGCGACCTTCGGCGCCCGCCTCCTGAACGGCGCCACCACCCAGGCAGCCGTGGTCCACGACGCCACCGACCGCATGATCCAGCTCACCGCCGGGGACCGCCACGCCCTGGCCGGGGTCCCCGCGGACGGACACGGACACAGCATCCGCCTCGCCGCACTGGGCAAGTACCGCGTCACCGCCGTCGAGGGCGACGACCGGGACGTCCTCATCACCGGTCTGCCCCTGCACCCGGTGGAGGAGACCCTCCACCGCCTCGAAGCCGTCGAAGCCGCACTGTTCGGCGCGGCCCTGCTGGCCACCGGCGCCGCCGCGGCCCTGTGGGTGAGGATCTCCCTGCGCCCCCTCCAGCAGGTCACCGCCCGGGCCGCGGAAGTGGCCCGGCTCCCGCTGGCCAGCGGCGAGGT
This is a stretch of genomic DNA from Streptomyces sp. NBC_00536. It encodes these proteins:
- a CDS encoding response regulator transcription factor, with amino-acid sequence MNEPRTTSLLHRPDGGPVRILVVDDEPDVTDVLTGVMTGEGWQVRTAADGTSALATARDFRPDAVVLDWMLPDLDGLQVLRSLRREAPRVCVLFLTARDAVEDRIAGITAGGDDYVTKPYSLEEVLARLRGLLQRAGMAAAPGANLLTVGDLAMDEEAREVTRAGNTVDLSRTEFELLRFLMRNPRRVLSKAQILDRVWAYDFGGRAHVVELYISYLRKKIDAGRTPMIHTVRGVGYVLKPGSP